The window CGGAGGCGATACGGTCTTCTTCCCGGGCTGCACCCTGCCCGGCCGTCATCCGGACACGACCAGGGCGCTTCTGGCCCATCTGCGCAACTGCATTCCCGACCTCGGGCTGGTCCTGTCCTGCTGCTTCAAGACGACCCACGACCTTGGCTGCCAGGATCGCTTCGACGTCCGCTTCGGAGCGCTTCTGGACCGGCTGCACGCCATGGGCGTGACCACGGTGCTGACGGCATGTCCCAACTGTTTCGCGGTCTTCACCGAATACGGCCGGGAATTGACAGTCAGGACCGTCTTCGACGTGCTGGCCGAGCATCCCGTGACCCGGGACGCCCATGTGCGTGGCTCGGCCGTGGTGCACACGCCCTGCCCGTACCGTGGGGATGCGCACATCCAGGAGCGCATCAGGCTGATGGTCGAGGATACCGGACTCGACCCGGAAAAGACCAGGCAGGACGGCCCCTTGAGCCCCTGCTGCGGCGAGGGGGGCAGCGTCGGGCTGCTGCGGCCGGAGCTTGCCGCCGCCTGGGGCGCGAAAGCGGTCCGGCGGGCTGACGGGCGGGTCGTGGTCACCTCCTGCGCGGGGTGCGTGGCCTTCCTTTCCGGACACGCCCGCGCCGTGCATCTCCTGGACCTCGTCTTCCATCCGGCCAGAACCATGTCGGGAACCCTGCCGCGTCCCAAGGGCCTGGCCACCTACCTGCACCGCCTGCGCCTCAAGTGGCGGGCCCTCGCGCACATCCGTTAACGCTCACCGGATCGCGGCGATGCGCCGTGACCCTCCCCAGACAACCATGATCACCATCTCGACATCATCCGTCCGTCAGCGGGTCATCCAATCCGCATTTCTCGTCCTCTGCCTGCACACGGGCTGGCAGTTTCACCGCTTCATGCTCTGGGCCACGGCCGCAAGCGACGCCTTCGCCCCCCGCCCGGCCTCGGTGGAGGCCTTCCTGCCCATCGCGGCCCTGATGGGCCTGCGCCGCCTCCTGGCCACCGGGACCTGGGACATGGTCCACCCGGCCGGCCTGGTCATCTTCCTGGCCGCCTTGGCCACGGCGGTTCTCCTGCGCAAGGGCTTCTGCGGCTATGTCTGCCCCGTGGGCCTCATTTCGGGGATGCTCAACGCCCTGGGCCGACGGCTGTCCCTGTCGCGCGTGCCGGGCCTGTGGGTCTCCAGGCTGCTGGCCGCGCCCAAGTATCTGGCCCTGGGCTTCTTCATCTACACCGTCTTCATCGGCATGGACATGCAGGCCCTCGAACAGTTCGCGACATCGCCCTACAACTTCGTGGCCGACGCCCGCATGCTGCGCTTCTTCCAGAGCCCGTCCCGCACGACCCTCATGATCCTGGCCGCGCTGCTCGTACTCGGCGTCGGGCTGCGCAGCTTCTGGTGCCGGTATCTCTGCCCCTACGGCGCTCTGCTGGGTCTGCTGAGCTGGGCCAGCCCCATGCGCATCCACCGCGACAGCGCGTCCTGCGTGAACTGCGGCCGGTGCACCGGGGCCTGCCCCGGCTGCATCCGCGTGCAGGACCTGGAGCGGGTGCTCTCCCCGGAGTGTCTGGGCTGCATGCGCTGCCAGGAAGCGTGCCCCGTGGCCGGCTGCATCACCATGCGCGCCGCGGGCCGGACCGTCCCGGCCTGGGCCGTCGGCGTCGGCAGCGTGGCCGTCATGCTCGGCGCGTGGCTGCTGGCCCTGGCCGCCGGACGCTGGGAGCAGGCCGTGCCCCTGCCCATGCTGCAGCGGTTCTATCAGATGTTTCTGGAGTAGAAGCCCCGGAGCAGGACGCCCAGGACTGCGGCCACACGGGCCGGGGAAAAGCGTTCGGCCACGGCCCGGGCCCGGACGCACATGGCCGGGTCGGGACCGCGCCGCACCAGGCGCAGCATCTCGCGCTCCAGGTGTCCCTCGTCGACCCGGGCCCAGAGCATGTCCGGGGTGAAGTGCGGCAGCAAACCGGCCATGCGGCCGCCCACCGCTTCAAGTTCGTAGTGCAGGGGCACGGAGTTGCCTTCGTCCATGTACTCCATGTTGCCCGACCAGCCCGTAGCCAGGACAGGCACGCCATGGCTCATGGCCTCGCTCAGTCCCAAGCCCCAGGCCTCGCCCCGGTGCGGGGCGACATAGGCCAGGGCCCCCCGGTGCAGGGCCGCAATCTGCCCGTCCGTCATGTCCCCGCCCAGGCTGACCACACCCGAGAGCCCCCGCAGAGGAACCTCCTTGCGGTATTGCTTGAGGACCAGCCGGACATCCGGAACCACGGCATGCACTCGGGCGAAGACCCGCAGCAGGGCTTCCAGATTCTTGCGCGGATTGAGCGCGTCCACGATGGAAAAGAAGTAGCGCCCCGCCCCGAGGCGTTCCGCTGCCCAGCGCAGATCCTGCGCGGCCGGTTCGACAACTTCGACCACGTGCGGCAGGACCTTCACGCACGGATGCCCCTGGGCCAGGGCATCGGCCGAAAACGTCGACGCCGTCCACACCTCCCGCACCAGCGAAAGCCCCTGCCGGTAGACCTCCGGCAGGGTTCCCCCTTCCCATACCGCATACCCGGCCACGGGCATTTCGGACAGGATCGGACATGCGCGGAATATGCGCGGCCAGAACAACGGGTCCTCGTGAACCACGGCCAGATCCGCATCTTCCGGCCCTCTCGCGGGCTCGAATCCCGCCGTCTCCAGGCAGCGGACGTACGCCTCGCCTGCGCGCCGGTGGCTGATGTAGTCCGAAAGGCGCCACCAGACCTTCATCGCGCAGCCCTGCCGCTCCGCGGCCACGGGAAGAACATGGGCGTCGACCGCTGGTAGTCCAGGTAGGCCTGGCCGTGGACGTGCACGAGCTTGCGCTCCTCAAGCCGCGCGCCGATCAGCACGTAGCCCGTCAGCACCAGGCTGGTGACCAGTTCCGCCGCGTCGAAGGCCCCCGTGCGGGTCCAGAGCAGCAGAAGCGCACCGCCGTACCAGGGATGGCGGACCCGCGCCAGGATGCCTGCGGTGCGCAGCTCTTCGGCATAGGGGCTGCCCGCGAAGGAACAGGCCGAGCGCAGCTGCGCCAGGCCGCCGACGACCTTCAGGTCGTACACCCGGGCCCCGGCCCAGAACAGCCACAGGGCCGCCCCGAGCAGGCCGAAGCGGACCACCGCCAGGGGGCCGTTCCAGGCGAGAAGCGGCTCCCCGGCCAGGGAATTCTTGAAGAGGAGAAGAGGCAGGAGGGTCAGCACGGCCAGGCCGTTGTAGGCCAGCCGGTACCAGGGGCACAGCCGGGGGAGACGGGCCGAGACGAGGCGCATCCAGCCCGGGCTTATGAGCAGGCTGTGCAGCGCCCCCCAGCATGCCCAGCCCAGGGCCAGCAGCGCGAGCTTCACCCCACCAGGGATTCCCCGCCCTTGACGTCACGGCCGATCTCGTCATTCTCGCGGTCGTGGGAATGGTCGCGGGCCACGAGCATGTAGATGGACGGGATGATGAACAGGGTGAACAGCGTGCCTATGGCGATGCCGCCGACCAAGACCAGGCCGATGGAGTTGCGCGCCGCGGCCCCCGCGCCCGTGACCAGGGTCAGGGGGAAGTGGCCGGCTATGGTCGCGCCGGTGGTCATGAGAATGGGCCGCAGGCGGGTCATGGCCGCCTCGTGCACTGCCTCGCGCTTGGAACGCCCGAGCTTCTGCAACTGGTTGGCGAACTCGACGATGAGGATGCCGTTCTTGGAAACCAGCCCCACCAGAGTCACCAGGCCGACCTGCGAATAGATGTTCATGGTCGTGGTCCAGCCGGCGGTCCAGAAGGCCACGTTCGGGTCAGGCATCTTCAGGAAGGTGAAGATCAGCGCCCCGAACACGGCCAGGGGCACGGATCCGGCCAGAATGACGAAGGGATCGCGGAAGCTGTTGAACTGCGCCGCCAGGACCAGGAAGATCAGCACCACGGCCAGGCCGAAGGCCGTCAGGAACTTGTTGCCCTCGGTCCGCAGCTGGCGGGAGTCGCCGGTGTAGTCGATGACGTAGCCCTGGGGAAGGATGCCGGCGGCCTCGTCCTCCAGAAAACGCAGGGCCTCGTCCAGGGGCCGCACGGCCACGCCGCTGATCTTGACCGCGTTGAGCTGCTGGAAGCGGTTCAGGGAGCGGGCCACGGTGGATTCCTTGATGGTCGCCACGGCGGACAGGGGCACGAGTTCGCCGTTCGGGCCGGTCACATGGATGTTGCCCAACTGGTCTGGGGTCAGCCGGTCGATGCGCTGCACCTGGGGGATGACCTTGTAGCTGCGGCCGTCGATGTTGAAGCGGTTGACGAAGTTGCCGCCCAGCATGGCACCGATGTCGCCGCCCACGGAAGCCAGGTTCAGGCCCATGGCCGCGACCTTGTCGCGGTCCACGACCAGTTCGGCTTGGGGCTGGTCGATCTTGACGTCGATGAGCGGCGGGAAGGCGAACATGCCGCTCTGCATGGCCTTCATCTGAAGCTGCCGGGCGAAGTCGAGAATCTCCTCCTGCGGCGCCGTCGAGGCCAGGACAAACTCCACCGGGAAGTCGCCGCCGCCGGGCAGGGCCGGCGGGGTGACCGGGAACATCTGGATGCCCGGGATGGCGGCCAGGCCGGCCTGCACCTCGGGCAGGATCTCAGCCGCGGTGCGGTCGCGCTGTTCCCAGGGGGCGACGACCAGACCACTGAAGCCGCTGGACGGGAACGTGACTTGGAAGGTGAACTTCGCCTCGGGCGTGCTCAGGAAGACCCGGTTTGCAGCCGCGGCGTAGGCGCTCGTCTGGTCCAGGGTGGAATCGGCCGAGGCATCGAGAATGCCGAAGATGACGCCCTGGTCCTCGGTCGGGGACAGCTCCGTGGCGGACATGGTGAACATGGGCACGGACAGGACGCTGATGACGATCCAGATCACGTACACCGCCGGCCGGGCGTTGAGAGTGCCATCCAGGAGTCGCCCGTAGAAGCGACGCAGCTTGCCGAAATCGCGGGCAATGCGCCCGGCCAGCCCGTGCTCCTCCATGCCCGGCCTGAGGAGCTTGGCGGACATGACAGGCGACAGGGTCAGGGCCACGATGCCGGAGATGGTCACGGCCCCGGCCAGGGTGAAGGCGAACTCGCGGAACAGGGAGCCCGTCAGACCGCCCTGCAGGCCGATGGGCGCGTAGACCGCGGCCAGGGTGATGGTCATGGCGATAAGCGGGCCGATCAGCTCGCGGGCGCCGAGGATGGCCGCGTTCAGAGGCGACTCGCCCTGGGACAGGTGCCGCTCCACGTTTTCGACCACGACGATGGCGTCGTCGACCACGAGCCCCACGGACAGGACCACGGCCAAAAGCGTCAGCAGATTCACGGTGAACCCGAAGGCCTGCATCAGGAAAACCGCGCCGATGAGCGACAGGGGAATGGCGATGACCGGGATGGCCACGGCCCTGAAGGAACCCATGAAGAGAAAGATGATGATGACGACGATGATGAGCGTGTCGCCCAGGGTCTTCAGGACCTCGTGGATGGCGCTGTTGATGTACTCCGTGGCGTCGTAGGCCACCCGCCCCTCCATGCCCGAGGGCAGGGACTCCTGAATGGACTCCATCTCGGCGCGCACGAGCCGGATGACGTCGATGGAGTTGGCGTTGGGCAGGGGCCAGACGCCGATGAAGACCGCCGTCTTGCCCGTGAAGCGCACCTCCGAGCCGTAGTCCTCGGCGCCCAGAGCCACGTCGGCGATGTCGCCCAGCCGGATGACGGCCCCGTTCTCCGAGCGGATGGCCAGCTGCCTGAACTCGTCGGCCGAGCGCAGGTCCGTATCGGCCGTGAGGTTGATCTGCACCAGCTCGCCCTTGGTCTGACCCAGGGCCGAGAGGTAGTTGTTGGCTGCCAGGGCCTGGCGAACGGCGGCGGGGCTGACGTTCAGGGCGGCCATGCGGTCGGGCTTGAGCCAGATGCGCATGGCGAAGGTCCGCGCGCCCAGAATGTCGGCGCGCTGCACGCCGTTCAGGGTCGACAGGCGCGGCTGGACCACGCGCATGAGGTAGTCCGTGATCTGGTTCTGCTCCAGGTCGGTGGAGGAGAAGCTCAGGTAGGCCGAGGCGAACTGGCTGTCGGCCGATTCCACGTTCAGGATGGGCACTTCGGCGTCGGGCGGCAGGTCGCCGCGGACCTGGTCGACCTTGGCGCTGATCTCGGACAGGGCCTTGATGGGGTCGTAGTTGAGCTTCAGCCGGACGTTGATGGTCGAGAGGTTCTGGGTGCTCTGGGACTGGATGTAGTCGATTCCGTCGGCCGCGGCGATGGCCCGTTCCAGGGGCGTGGTGATGAACCCGCGCACCAGCTCCGCGCTGGCGCCGACGTAGGTCGTGGTCACGGTGACCATGGCGTTGTCGCTGCGCGGATACTGACGGACCGTGAGGGTAAATACGGCCTGCAGCCCGGCGATGACGATCAGCAGGTTGACGACCAGGGCCAGGACGGGGCGGCGGATGAATATGTCGGTGAATTTCATGGGTTGAGCCCGTGAAAGCGTTGTGCGTTCGAAGCGGCCGGCATCAGGAGTTTTCCGGGGTCGGCGCGGTCTTGAATTCCGGGGCCAGGGTGTTGTCCACGACCACGGGCTGCCCGTTGCGGTACTTGAAGACGCCCGTGCTGACCACGGTCTGGCCGGGCTCGATCCCCTTGGTCACGGCCACGAAATCGCCGCGCCGCTCGCCGAGGGTCACGAACTGCTGGCGCAGTTTCAGGCCTTCGCTGCCGTTGCCCTCGGCCGCCTCGACCAGGAAGACCGAGGCCCCGTAGGCCGCAGAAAGCACGGCGGTGACGGGAACGGTGGTCACGACGCGCTCATCGGGCAGGGCCACTCCGACATTGACGAACATGCCCGGCCGCAAGGCCTGGCCGGGATTGCCCAGCACCGCCTGCATGCGCACCGTGCGCGTGGAGCTGTCGGCCAGGGGCTCGATGGCCGTGAGCCGCCCTTCCAGGGTTTTGCCGGGCACGGCGTCGGAGGTCACGCGGACCGTGACGCCGGGGTGCACCTGCGCGACCTGCTGCTGAGGCAGCACGAACTCGACGTGCACGGTGTCGAGGTGCTGCAGGCTGGCGATGACGTCGCTGTCGCCCAGGATCTGACCGAGGTTGACCTGGCGGATGCCCAGGGTCCCGGCAAAGGGGGCGCGAATGGTCTTCTTGGCGATGACGGCCCGCAGGGCGTCCATCTCGGCCAGGAGCTGCCGGTGCGTAGCCAGGGCGGTGTCGTACTCGGCCTTGGCCGTGGTGCGTTGGGCCAACAGGGATTCCATGCGCTTCAGGTTGACGCGGGCCAGGTTCTCGCTGGCCTCGAGGGCGCGCAGCTGCGCAGCCTCCTGCGACACGTCCAGCTGCACCAGGGCGTCCCCGGCAGACACGCGGTCGCCCGAGTCGAAGAGAATGCGCACGACCTTGCCCGGAATCTCGGCGGTCAGGGTCACACCCTGCACTGCCGTGACCGACCCGACGGCGGTCAGCACCGTCTCCCACGAAGCCGACGTGGCGTTGACGGCCGAGACCACTGCGGGAGGCATGACCATGGACTTGCCCTGGTCGATCATTTTTTTGATCTGCAGGGCCTTGATGCCGGCAAGCCCGCCGGCCACGGCTGCGACAAGGAGAAGGGCGAGGAGAATTTTTCTGATCATGGCAATCCGATGCTTGGGTTTATGCAATCCGCCCATGGCGGCCAATGCACGCTCCTACATGCAAACCTGTTCGCTCGTAAAGAACCCTTGGCAGGTCGCAACAGAAAAAACTCCCTGCAAATACGCAGGCCCGCGGCGGCACGTGCATCGGAACCTGCACCCGAAATGCAACCGGCATTGACATTTCCCGCACGTGAGGGAACGCTCGACCTAAGATCGACGGTCCCGGCGTCGGCCGCAACCATCTTCCGGAGGCACGCATGAAAAAACTCGTCGCTTTGCTCGCCCTGCTGGTCGGCGGCTGCGTCACCCTGCCCGAGAACGTGCGCCCCGTCAGCGACTTCCGCCTGGAGCGCTATCTCGGCACCTGGTACGAAATCGCCAGGCTGGACCACCCCTTCGAACGCGGCCTGAGCCATGTCACGGCGCAGTACAGCCTGCGCGAAGACGGCGGCGTGCGCGTCGTCAACCGCGGTTATTCCGCCAGGGACGAAAAATGGAAACAGGCCGAGGGCCGGGCCTATTTCGTAGACGACCCGCAGACGGGATTCCTCAAGGTCTCCTTTTTCGGCCCATTTTACGGCTCCTATGTGGTCTTCGAACTCGACTACGCAAACTACGCCTATGCCGTGGTCAGCGGGCCGGACACATCCTACCTCTGGATTCTGGCGCGCGAGCCGTTCATGGACGAGACCCTGAGGAAGGAACTCGTGGCCAAGGCCGCTGAGCGCGGCTTCAAGACGGAAGGGCTCATCTTCGTCGAACACGAATGATCGCGGCGCAGGGCCGCGACCGCTCCCGGAGGTGAAACCGCGCCCGCGCAGACGGCATGTCCGGGCAGGACGCAACGGAACGGCCGCCTT is drawn from Desulfomicrobium escambiense DSM 10707 and contains these coding sequences:
- a CDS encoding efflux RND transporter permease subunit, which produces MKFTDIFIRRPVLALVVNLLIVIAGLQAVFTLTVRQYPRSDNAMVTVTTTYVGASAELVRGFITTPLERAIAAADGIDYIQSQSTQNLSTINVRLKLNYDPIKALSEISAKVDQVRGDLPPDAEVPILNVESADSQFASAYLSFSSTDLEQNQITDYLMRVVQPRLSTLNGVQRADILGARTFAMRIWLKPDRMAALNVSPAAVRQALAANNYLSALGQTKGELVQINLTADTDLRSADEFRQLAIRSENGAVIRLGDIADVALGAEDYGSEVRFTGKTAVFIGVWPLPNANSIDVIRLVRAEMESIQESLPSGMEGRVAYDATEYINSAIHEVLKTLGDTLIIVVIIIFLFMGSFRAVAIPVIAIPLSLIGAVFLMQAFGFTVNLLTLLAVVLSVGLVVDDAIVVVENVERHLSQGESPLNAAILGARELIGPLIAMTITLAAVYAPIGLQGGLTGSLFREFAFTLAGAVTISGIVALTLSPVMSAKLLRPGMEEHGLAGRIARDFGKLRRFYGRLLDGTLNARPAVYVIWIVISVLSVPMFTMSATELSPTEDQGVIFGILDASADSTLDQTSAYAAAANRVFLSTPEAKFTFQVTFPSSGFSGLVVAPWEQRDRTAAEILPEVQAGLAAIPGIQMFPVTPPALPGGGDFPVEFVLASTAPQEEILDFARQLQMKAMQSGMFAFPPLIDVKIDQPQAELVVDRDKVAAMGLNLASVGGDIGAMLGGNFVNRFNIDGRSYKVIPQVQRIDRLTPDQLGNIHVTGPNGELVPLSAVATIKESTVARSLNRFQQLNAVKISGVAVRPLDEALRFLEDEAAGILPQGYVIDYTGDSRQLRTEGNKFLTAFGLAVVLIFLVLAAQFNSFRDPFVILAGSVPLAVFGALIFTFLKMPDPNVAFWTAGWTTTMNIYSQVGLVTLVGLVSKNGILIVEFANQLQKLGRSKREAVHEAAMTRLRPILMTTGATIAGHFPLTLVTGAGAAARNSIGLVLVGGIAIGTLFTLFIIPSIYMLVARDHSHDRENDEIGRDVKGGESLVG
- a CDS encoding 4Fe-4S binding protein, which produces MITISTSSVRQRVIQSAFLVLCLHTGWQFHRFMLWATAASDAFAPRPASVEAFLPIAALMGLRRLLATGTWDMVHPAGLVIFLAALATAVLLRKGFCGYVCPVGLISGMLNALGRRLSLSRVPGLWVSRLLAAPKYLALGFFIYTVFIGMDMQALEQFATSPYNFVADARMLRFFQSPSRTTLMILAALLVLGVGLRSFWCRYLCPYGALLGLLSWASPMRIHRDSASCVNCGRCTGACPGCIRVQDLERVLSPECLGCMRCQEACPVAGCITMRAAGRTVPAWAVGVGSVAVMLGAWLLALAAGRWEQAVPLPMLQRFYQMFLE
- a CDS encoding glycosyltransferase, whose protein sequence is MKVWWRLSDYISHRRAGEAYVRCLETAGFEPARGPEDADLAVVHEDPLFWPRIFRACPILSEMPVAGYAVWEGGTLPEVYRQGLSLVREVWTASTFSADALAQGHPCVKVLPHVVEVVEPAAQDLRWAAERLGAGRYFFSIVDALNPRKNLEALLRVFARVHAVVPDVRLVLKQYRKEVPLRGLSGVVSLGGDMTDGQIAALHRGALAYVAPHRGEAWGLGLSEAMSHGVPVLATGWSGNMEYMDEGNSVPLHYELEAVGGRMAGLLPHFTPDMLWARVDEGHLEREMLRLVRRGPDPAMCVRARAVAERFSPARVAAVLGVLLRGFYSRNI
- a CDS encoding lipocalin family protein; this encodes MKKLVALLALLVGGCVTLPENVRPVSDFRLERYLGTWYEIARLDHPFERGLSHVTAQYSLREDGGVRVVNRGYSARDEKWKQAEGRAYFVDDPQTGFLKVSFFGPFYGSYVVFELDYANYAYAVVSGPDTSYLWILAREPFMDETLRKELVAKAAERGFKTEGLIFVEHE
- a CDS encoding methyltransferase family protein — translated: MKLALLALGWACWGALHSLLISPGWMRLVSARLPRLCPWYRLAYNGLAVLTLLPLLLFKNSLAGEPLLAWNGPLAVVRFGLLGAALWLFWAGARVYDLKVVGGLAQLRSACSFAGSPYAEELRTAGILARVRHPWYGGALLLLWTRTGAFDAAELVTSLVLTGYVLIGARLEERKLVHVHGQAYLDYQRSTPMFFPWPRSGRAAR
- a CDS encoding efflux RND transporter periplasmic adaptor subunit codes for the protein MIRKILLALLLVAAVAGGLAGIKALQIKKMIDQGKSMVMPPAVVSAVNATSASWETVLTAVGSVTAVQGVTLTAEIPGKVVRILFDSGDRVSAGDALVQLDVSQEAAQLRALEASENLARVNLKRMESLLAQRTTAKAEYDTALATHRQLLAEMDALRAVIAKKTIRAPFAGTLGIRQVNLGQILGDSDVIASLQHLDTVHVEFVLPQQQVAQVHPGVTVRVTSDAVPGKTLEGRLTAIEPLADSSTRTVRMQAVLGNPGQALRPGMFVNVGVALPDERVVTTVPVTAVLSAAYGASVFLVEAAEGNGSEGLKLRQQFVTLGERRGDFVAVTKGIEPGQTVVSTGVFKYRNGQPVVVDNTLAPEFKTAPTPENS
- a CDS encoding (Fe-S)-binding protein; protein product: MTHAAPTKDLHELARRISEGCTECRACQFRCEFLSEHGTPKALADRFLTTGTGRAAAFECSLCGLCSTVCPMGLPLKAFFLAMRRAAMDAGRISLVPYRARLDYERFGASRLMSLFRLPAGGDTVFFPGCTLPGRHPDTTRALLAHLRNCIPDLGLVLSCCFKTTHDLGCQDRFDVRFGALLDRLHAMGVTTVLTACPNCFAVFTEYGRELTVRTVFDVLAEHPVTRDAHVRGSAVVHTPCPYRGDAHIQERIRLMVEDTGLDPEKTRQDGPLSPCCGEGGSVGLLRPELAAAWGAKAVRRADGRVVVTSCAGCVAFLSGHARAVHLLDLVFHPARTMSGTLPRPKGLATYLHRLRLKWRALAHIR